Genomic window (Gymnogyps californianus isolate 813 chromosome 2, ASM1813914v2, whole genome shotgun sequence):
GACTAATATCCAGGATGTTAGCAAtcactgaacacagtactcAGACAGTGATTAGCAGCCAATGTTCATTTGAATTGACTAAATCTGATTAGAACCGTGAATACTCAGTACCTTTGAACATTTAGACCTTAAATATTAGGAACACTAGGACAAAATTACAGAACCACACAAAATTAGTGGATCTTTTCTAAAATCCTGGTCTGACATGCagaacacagaacaaaacttAAATTGCTTTACTGCCCTATGCCCTAGCCCGTTTGATTGATGTATCATGGAAATCAAAAACTGACATGTGATTATTATCTTATTTTTCCAACCAAAACCTCTATTTGATAACAGTCACTTCTTTTCAAACACGAGCTTCCCGTATCACCACTACAAAGTACTTGTTCAAGACAAAGAACCATTAGTCTGCATCATGTAACATTTCTAACATGCATTATTTAACATGAGCATGACTAAAACTTAATTGCATCCAATTCAGTTCTATCTAAACTTAGTTTAGCAGGAGAAAGCCACAGGCCAGACGTCACAATTTCACAATACAGAGGAACTACACATAAAGGCTGATTAACTTGTTTAACATTAATCTCATCTGCACTTTAACTAGCAATAAATATCAACAAGATCTTGTTTGTACGTCTCGCAACAAGGCGAGACTAAAGCAGAAATGTCTGCTCAACGGACACAGCAACAAGGACAGAAGACAGGTAAATGCTTAACTAAGCACACAAATTCATATGGTCTTATCCTGCACAAACTGCACCTACCCCAGAATTTGGAAGTAGACTTTGGTAGTCCTAGATAGTCTCCTCTTCCAACAAAAATAGTACtaatttgaacagaaaatgcCAGGAAGCTGTTTAACTTGCATTAGGCATGTCAAAAAAAGACCCtactacaaaaccaaaaaaccctatGACTCTTCTTATTCACAACCTACACAAagcttaaaacaaataaaacctgtCATTTTGCTATCAATATTTATGCATTCTCTAGAAGcttttcattacattatttttcacacaTCAAATTTCTTTGGAAGCTGTCCAAACAGCTACAGAGCTCCAGCGAAAAAAACAGTGTTACagatcgggggggggggggaatcagatcttcagaaataaaatgatcccatcaaatgcaaaaaaaaaaaaaaaaaataaaaaaaaaaatcgccaAAACCTGCAAttagtagaaaagaaaaatatcttcaagGCAAAACTGCCATTTTCAAAAGTCAAAAGCAGCAACTGACACAATCAAAACCACAGCCGGTCATTTCTATCCACATTCCCTGTCCCAGCGTTTCTGCTGCTAGCTGTTACTATTTTGGGAGTTGTGCCACAGATGTGGAAGATGCCAGAGGTCTCCCATCTGCACCCTACATTTCCAGCTTTCCTGatagtgaaagaaaagaggaaaggaaaaaaaaaaaaaggcaaaaaaaaaggcacagaaagtcAGCGATGCAGAATGAGCTGAAAGACAACTCCTACTGCTGGCTGACAGAAATCCCTGCCTACCTTGCTCTGCCACCTGCCAGCCCACAGCTGCTCACATCCCAGCTGAACTGTTTGCTCAGGACTGTGGCTGCAAATCTCTGCGCACCAAAGTAAAAGCAGTTTAACCGGAAACCGGACACATGCGGTAGTAATCCCAGCCTCACATACGGGTACCCAAGGACCGGAGACCCACATCCTCTCACATGCGATGGCAAAGGCAAAAACAATGCTGTCAGACTGCAGACACACACTGCAAGATGGAGCTGTGGTTCGGCATGTCGCTGTACAATACGGTGCTACTCCTCCTCCTTGCATGGCTGATTATTAAGATTAGACTAGAATCTGATTTCTTCCTAGAGCTTGAGGAGCTCAGTTatgagaaaacactgaaagattTCTCACTGTTTCTTGTTCTAAATACATGGGAGTGGCCTGATgccaaactgatttttaaaagttttaaaagctcATCATGAAGGTGAGATCAATATTTTCACCAtatgaattattttcaattGTTTGGGCAGACAACATACTCCACAATGGAAAACTCTGATCTTCAGTAGCTGGCAAACAGCAAAATTCTGCTAGTCACAACAATTTTGTATTCAGTCAACGTAAACATTCTTTAGGCAGGGGAGAAATAACCTTGAACTTTTCTCATCTACATGTTTTAAGAACTATTCTgcacaacatttaaaaatcagcctGTGGACAAGGACAATTACTGATTCATTTAACAATGTCACCAAAGTTCAAAACATACTAGAAGTATAACTTTATACCACAAAActgcgggggaaaaaaaaaagctcaagcAACTAGCGctcaaaaaaaagtttgatgctttccttctccagcattcatgtttattttacttactAACAAATATTAGATACATTTTTGCACTTAAAATACTTCCATCATACATGCTATTCTTCCTATTTTCATCCGTCAAGTTTACTGGTAACACAGACTTGCATcactcctctttcccttttccatctctgttcaGAACATTATCCAGTTTTAATTCACAAGTGAGCCAAGAAGGAAACAAGGGAAACCTGACACAACGGTCTATAGCCAGACCAGGAAGCAAATAGTTCTGGAGCTTTACCCTCTCTCTTACTTCATGAATACGTAACTCTGAACACCTCATATGCTTTGAGGccaatttatttattaatttacaaCTACATAAGACTGCCCTAACAAACAAAGTGGGGTACAAGAGTCCTAATCCTACTCCTAGTCCTATCCCTAATGAGCATGCAAGTATTTTTACAAGCTAAAGAAGCTATATTAGGTTACAAGCAAGCTTAGTATTTCTAACCTCGTGATAAAGTTTTCACTCAATTCTCCCATCGCAATGTCACAAAGGTACAGATTTACAACTTTCAGACAAATATAGTTCTATAATGTAACTATGTTAAACTTCCACGAAATGTAGTTACAAACAAGTTCAGGTTCAAATCTCACAAGGTTTCCCTTCTGCAAGGTACACTTGCAACTGGGAGTTGTCTCTTGTCATTCCAAGCTCGCTCACTCTCTCTCTGAAGCAACATGACATTTCTACCTTGTGAACTGTGACGCTCTGCACTCGTTTCCTTTCAGCACTTCAAATACCTCACTCTTCAATCAAATAAGAGCGTCTGCTGAATTCTTGTTTTGATACTGCAAGACAACTCTCTGACCCATCTTTCTGAACACACTCTTTCCAATTCTAAACCCTAAATCCTTCCTTCATCCACAGATTTTAACTTAATATTGTGATTAAAGAAAAACTCCAAGCAGggatttaacatttttctttcaagaaatcCCTTTGTAATAATTTAATgatagaattaatttctgtctgCACTGGCACATCCTTAGGGCTGAAATTCATAAAGACTGCCAGATCTACACATCTACTTTGATTTCATATAGTTTACAGAAAAGGGTAAGTTGGGAAattcttcaaattaaaatacaaagattttaTCATATTCCCATAAACACCCTGCAATGAATGTATTTTACAAGTGTGAAAGAGAGAGGTTTTGAAACTCAGTTGAAGTTATACAGAccacagtttatttaaaaaccatataaacaaaaatcaaaggcacaaagtacaaaaacatttcagagcagCTTGTCATATTGAGATCATATTATTGAATCCATGATATTATCAAAATGTGGTACTACATAAGCCATGGTAGTTTTAAATGTTGCAGTAAGTataaaaaatatggaaaatctACTTGCCATTAAATTAATCAGTAGTTACTGATGTGCTATAAAAGGAAGTCCATACATTACACTTATTTGTTTCAAGCACTTTTCGTACTGATTATTCAGTTTCACAGATTCCTGTACAGCATGCTTTAGATCTTCTATCTCTTCAAAAAAGTCCtagaaaaacccaaaaatattCACCTTAAAGTTTCTTTCAAAGACATTCTCAATAAGAGCGAGTCAGCATTTCAATTGTTCCCAAGTTCAAAGACACTGtctatatttttgttaatatatgGTTGAGTTATGCAAACACAGCTACAGTGAGATACAGCAATCAACTATAACCTTAcgtaataatttaaaactttgcCCTGAACCCACGATGCAAGCAGAATTCAAGTTATGTCAAAGCCTGAAATACAGACTAATAATaggaaagatgaaataaaagaaggaaaaagtgttgATCTATCAGAAAGCTACCAGTCCAAAATGACAAGGGAATAACGTCAAACTCGTCTGTGCAAAAATATAGCTATACGTGCTGAAGTCAGCCAGTAGCAGATAACACACCATTAACTTTGACGATCTGAAAGTTGCAAGATTATAAAAAAGGGACAACAAGTAAAGAGAGAGATGAGGAGAATAAACTAAGGAGGAGGATGTTAGCATTTGAAGAAGACAATACTAAAGAGTTTAAGATAGAAAAATGGATACCATATTTAGACCTagaaagatataaaatatttttagaccTTAACTGCTTTGTAAATTGCTAGTATCCATTTAGAACTTTAAGTACAACTACATTTTGTTAATGAATGTCCTAGGTCAGAATAGGATCTATTATTTATGACTACACTGTGTTTAAAAGTTTGATTTTCATATTCAAAAGGACAAGATATATGATGCATTAAACTTGAGAGAGCGTAAAATGGATAACACTATCCAACAGGTTCAACTGGCTCAGATAAAAGCAATTTACAACAAAGGAGCGAATGAAAAAGAGCAATATGTAAGGCTACGGAGAATGTAAAGAGACAGCGCAGTAAGAAAGCCATAAAAACCAAGTCCTGTTGAATTTATTTAATGTCAGCCTATGTGGTTTCACTTGCTCATATTGATCCTTTTGTAATTATACTATCCCAGAATGCATAACTTAGCAAGTAGTTCTAGCTATACTTAATTCAACTAGGAGAAAAATTCAGCTTCATAGAAATAaacttcatttattaaaaatatcaatggCCCATAACTTAAGTGGAACTATGTTTTGTTCAGCTCCTGCAACTCAAGTCTATTGAGCAATTCTGATCCTTTGTAAGTGAAGTCAGAAGTTGTTGGGCAACACAAGGACAGCAAGCAGAGTGTAATCACCCAAGACTTAATTTCACCAACCTTGGAAAGTCCTATCTAGCAGAGTAACACTGTATCTACTTATATCCATCTACATTTGACATATTCTCCTGCCTAttcttctgactttttttttaaatgaacagctACACACATCTTAAATAATGTACAGTGACTTAAGACTACCTAAAAAAGGGTCACTGATAAAAAGCCATAACCTCAGATTCatatatttctcttctgaaagatgAAACTTTAAGCCACAAGTTGTCCCTAACGCCCAAACACGGCGATCTAGAACTTACCCTGGCTCAATGTTCTACAAGTTTCACATCTAATGAACTATCACCATGTTTTAGTGTTACCTCTGTAATGAAAGCTAGCATAATATTATTTAGCTTCTGAGAAAGGACTGCAAGATAAGAAAAcagcttctcaaaaaaaaaacaacacaagacttgaagaataagcaaaaaacaatttaaacaaGTTTGTcgctgaaaacaaaatcttagGTCAGTACTTAAACTGAGTCCTGTATAGCTAGATAAGATCTCTTCATCTTCTCACATAATTTCAAGAATTACCAAATTTTCACACTTTCACTTTCTACACCTATCAATCTATCATGAAAATTTGAAagccctcccctctgccctccctaAGCTTAGAGTTCTGTCAGAGACATAACTTTGATATGTTtaaattcaagagaaaatagCTTTCCTCTCACTGACATCATGAAGCAATAGAAGTGATcaatcaaaaaaatatttttattatgtctgCAAATGTCTGTTGGAAGGAATTAAGACTGTTACCAGCAGTCACAATTTTAATGTTATAACGACCTGAGGCAAATAATTTCTCATGAAGGAAACCAAATTGcccaaacattaaaaaaaaaatccacaagaaaATCCAcagctgtttaaaacaaacaaacaaaaaaattttaagattGCATTATTCCTCTTCCTTAGCCAAGCAGTACTGTAGGACAATAATGTTTCAGGGAGtcattcatttccatttctttctcagaatgctataaattgatttttttatgtataCGCTTGATAACAGCGTATGTTCAGCCTAAAGATAAGTTTCAGTTCAGGCAGAAAAGTTAGTTTTTCCAATTTCACCTATTCTTAAACTTGTCCTAAAATAAATTACCTTGTCTAATCCGGCTAATTCATTTTTTAGTGCTCTCCTTTCTGTAgacaacttttcattttctttcttcagctttttaatcTCCTTCAACAATAGCTctatattcaaataaaaaaatatagacTTCAACCATTACAGTCAACCTCCCCCTCATATGAATCATATTACAGCTAAAGAGCTGCCTACGTTTTGTGATATTAGAAAATTATGgttcagcttttaaaagtaCCTTTTTCATAAAGTGATTTATTCTTAAGAATCAGCCCAGCACACTCCCAGGTACTATGAAAGATAACAGGATCTGTCAATTGGATAATCTGAATCTGCCAGGTTCTTAGAATGTGggattattttactttaaaatccaCAAAACATACATCACACGCCTTGATCACCTTTTTCTGACTTACAAGAGGGTCAGATTAGCCCTTGCTGACAGCACATTTCCTGAAAATTATGCCTACATTATATGATCTCTTCAATCTCTTTTTTATGCTTTGAAGTGGAACAGGATTGCACCTTGACTTGTGGATTTACTTATGCGAGGAAGAACATGCTCAAACCAGTATTGTCTGGGTTTGTCCCACATTTTAAGGCTAAAAACAGGTTCTTTTGTGTATCAGTGTCTGAAAACCAAAGAATGGAGCAGCAAACAGTATCACTAAGAGATCTGCATACATACAGCTTACtagaacaaataataaatagtaCTAAATACAGCCATGCACTCCCACCCGTGATTATACCAACATaccaatttcagaaaaagagaaaagcagcaaacagtTACTTTTATCACCAATAAATGCAGGGCTGGATCCACAGATAGGACATTGATTACGAGATGCCATTGTTACATAACaggttttcaaaaatgaaaaactttttagATACTGCTGGTTGAAGTAGAAGAAATAACCTGGAGTGTGCCTCTGgatcagaaacaaaatgccTCCTCTCTGATGGGCATACTGGAAGGAACATCATCAGAATTAACCGTTCCATTACCTAAATATTTACTGCAACAGGATTCCTTCTTTTTAGAAATGTCCCTGCGAGATGTTACTTCTCCCTCTGGGGTTCgacttctttttccagaaacagCACTAGTTTTCCAAGAAACCTTTTTACATTCCAGTTGCTCAATTCTTTGCCTCTGCTCTTGAAGATTATGTTCTAGCTCATGAATTTTAATCTGTCAAGAaactaaaaattttttaaaatgcatggaACAAACACAGTTCAACTGAATACAACTGGAAACATAACCTGAATGCAAATCTAGAGCTTTCAATTGCTGACTTAAAACTACATTCATCCAAAGggtctgaaaggagaaaaaaatacagcaagtgAAGTTTTGCATACAtcaaaagtgttttaaaaaaaatctgttactgAGCACATGCTCGCAAGACAGTATAAATGTACATGCACAAAGACACTAAACCTTTCTGCACAATGAAGCATACTTTTATGGCAGCAATTGCCAACTTCTAAGAAAAAGTACATATAACCTAAATCATAATGAATATTAATTTACAAACAAATGAAGGACATGTTCCAGACTCCTGGGAGAAAATTAATTAGACTGGTCAGCTGCAATGCTTGATCAATGCTTAAAGAGGCAATACCCACTTGAAGCTTCTTGAACCACTCCTGGCCACGCAACCCTACCTTTGCTCCAGTTATGATGCTAGTCTCTTTGCACAGCCAGCCAACAGACCTTGCTACCTGACAGAAGACTATTTGCCTTCATTTGGTTAGCTTACTGCtggatttctgaaataaaacagctcaTGACACATGCAGAAGAATATCAGGGCTGGTGCAAGAGAGGTCGGAAGATGCATATGCAGTTGGAAGGAGGAGTAGGTAGgtgagtaaagaaaaaaagcaaggaaaggggACACAGCTTTCAGTTACAGACATACCAGTGACAGAGTTCACTTTCAAAGGGAACTACAGACTACTTTCCATTATCTCAAAGGCATGGGAAACAAAAAtgagtataaaaataaaaacatggtctcattttacaaatgcaagaattacttttcagtctccctAAAAGCTAATGTTTGGCTATTTGATACCATCTCCTACAAATTCTACTTACAGTGagatttttaattgcttcacTTTGCTCctggtttgttttgatttctt
Coding sequences:
- the LOC127013772 gene encoding centrosomal protein of 290 kDa-like is translated as MDLPAVHKCFQLSDENEQLVKKLKKLHIKNKELEKNLGQIQEKLHLQQLMHDYVTSRDVQVQTETHLWHKGGYSKDLILESDSVRLLQMYNELQKRYVKEIKTNQEQSEAIKNLTIKIHELEHNLQEQRQRIEQLECKKVSWKTSAVSGKRSRTPEGEVTSRRDISKKKESCCSKYLELLLKEIKKLKKENEKLSTERRALKNELAGLDKDFFEEIEDLKHAVQESVKLNNQYEKCLKQISVMYGLPFIAHQ